A genomic segment from Candidatus Omnitrophota bacterium encodes:
- a CDS encoding NAD-dependent epimerase/dehydratase family protein, which translates to MTPNVLVTGSSGLVGSEAVRFFSERGFLVTGIDNDMRSSFFGPTAGTSWNKELLIKDCPGFRHIDIDIRDKPGIEAIFKKNKFNLIIHAAAQPSHDWAATDPETDFSVNAFATLLLLEVFRRYCPEAVFIFTSTNKVYGDSPNTLPFVELDTRYEIPQGHKFYQGINETMSIDMSTHSLFGVSKASADLLVQEYGRYFGLKTAVFRGGCLTGPRHSAAILHGFLAYLIQCALCGKKYIINGYKGKQVRDNIHSHDLVNAFYHFYCNPRCGEVYNIGGSRHSNISIIEAVKKIEAITGKKAVMEYCDKPRTGDHIWYISDVSKFKNHYPKWDYEYNLDETIAQMCEEMEARSGA; encoded by the coding sequence ATGACCCCAAATGTACTTGTAACAGGTTCCAGCGGATTAGTCGGTTCAGAGGCCGTCAGATTTTTCTCTGAAAGAGGGTTTCTTGTCACGGGAATTGATAATGACATGAGAAGCTCTTTTTTTGGGCCTACTGCCGGGACTTCGTGGAATAAAGAACTTCTCATAAAGGACTGCCCGGGCTTCAGGCACATAGATATTGATATAAGGGATAAGCCCGGCATAGAAGCCATATTTAAAAAAAATAAATTCAACCTTATCATTCATGCCGCTGCCCAGCCTTCGCATGATTGGGCGGCAACAGACCCCGAGACTGATTTTAGCGTTAACGCCTTTGCCACGCTTTTGCTCCTTGAGGTTTTTCGCAGGTATTGCCCTGAAGCGGTTTTTATATTTACTTCCACAAACAAGGTCTATGGAGACAGCCCCAATACCCTGCCTTTTGTAGAGCTTGATACAAGATACGAAATACCGCAAGGCCACAAATTTTATCAGGGTATAAACGAGACCATGAGTATTGACATGTCCACGCACAGCTTATTCGGTGTTTCAAAAGCCTCGGCCGACCTTCTTGTGCAGGAATACGGCAGGTATTTCGGATTAAAGACAGCTGTTTTTAGAGGAGGTTGTCTTACGGGCCCTCGTCACAGCGCGGCGATTTTACACGGTTTTCTCGCCTATCTTATCCAATGCGCGCTTTGCGGCAAAAAATACATTATCAATGGTTACAAGGGCAAGCAGGTAAGGGATAATATACACTCCCACGATCTGGTGAATGCCTTTTATCATTTTTATTGTAATCCCCGTTGTGGTGAGGTGTATAATATCGGCGGTTCAAGGCATTCAAATATCTCTATAATTGAGGCGGTAAAGAAGATAGAGGCCATAACCGGTAAAAAGGCGGTTATGGAATATTGCGATAAACCGAGGACGGGCGACCATATCTGGTATATATCAGACGTGTCTAAATTCAAGAACCACTATCCAAAATGGGATTATGAATACAACCTGGATGAGACTATAGCGCAGATGTGCGAAGAAATGGAGGCCAGGAGTGGGGCATAA
- a CDS encoding VanZ family protein: protein MVKKVFFRYWFPVIVCALAIFILSLSAIPQEIGLEICPDKIFHFSAYAALAFLFFRAFYNTGARPAAGGPAVRAFGAVFAYGALMEICQLLLPYRSLEILDIFFNTAGALSGVLFFNFRKRK from the coding sequence GTGGTAAAGAAAGTTTTTTTCAGATACTGGTTTCCTGTAATTGTATGCGCGCTTGCCATTTTTATCCTGTCATTGTCAGCTATTCCGCAGGAAATAGGGCTTGAAATATGCCCTGATAAGATATTCCATTTTTCAGCTTACGCGGCATTGGCGTTTTTGTTTTTCAGGGCTTTTTACAATACAGGCGCCAGGCCCGCGGCAGGTGGGCCGGCTGTCAGGGCTTTCGGCGCGGTATTCGCGTACGGGGCCTTAATGGAGATTTGCCAATTGTTACTGCCTTACAGGTCTTTGGAGATATTGGATATTTTTTTTAATACTGCCGGCGCCTTGTCAGGAGTTTTGTTTTTTAATTTTAGAAAGAGAAAATAA
- the dnaJ gene encoding molecular chaperone DnaJ: MSKRDYYEILGVARSASEDEIKKAYRKLALKYHPDRVQESEKKQASEKFKEATEAYEVLGDTKKKAQYDQYGHSAFQNGFGAGPGNMEHAEEVFRDFMSGFGGAGGGIFGDIFDGIFGEGVSSGRRQGPRRGNDIEMSMEIEFEESAFGVEKKIKLPRYEACPACKGQGAKPGTGKSRCSYCGGSGQIRSQSGFLSIARVCPRCQGEGEIISSPCTECRGTGRIKQERKIDVHIPAGVDTGTRVRVHGEGEAGAKGGGRGDLYILIYVKKHPLYKRDGNNVICELPISFSQAVLGDETDVPTLYGNVKMKIPAGTQPGKTFRLREKGIVDVHGYGKGDQLVRIVIDVPVKLSARQKELLKEFDALGGRSTPGINSFMDKIKGAFR, from the coding sequence TTGTCAAAACGTGATTACTATGAAATACTTGGTGTCGCCCGGTCAGCTTCCGAGGATGAGATAAAGAAGGCATATAGAAAGCTTGCTTTAAAATATCATCCTGACAGGGTGCAGGAATCTGAAAAGAAACAGGCCAGCGAAAAATTCAAGGAAGCCACAGAGGCATACGAGGTATTAGGTGACACCAAGAAGAAGGCCCAGTATGACCAATACGGGCATAGCGCTTTCCAGAACGGCTTTGGCGCAGGTCCCGGCAATATGGAACATGCCGAAGAGGTTTTCCGTGATTTTATGAGCGGCTTTGGCGGCGCGGGCGGCGGAATTTTCGGCGATATATTTGACGGCATCTTCGGCGAGGGGGTTTCCTCCGGGCGCAGGCAGGGGCCAAGGCGCGGAAATGACATTGAGATGAGCATGGAGATAGAGTTTGAGGAGTCTGCTTTCGGCGTTGAGAAAAAGATAAAACTTCCGAGGTATGAAGCGTGCCCTGCCTGCAAAGGCCAGGGGGCCAAGCCCGGCACAGGCAAATCACGATGTTCTTATTGCGGCGGCAGTGGGCAGATAAGAAGCCAGTCGGGTTTTTTGAGCATAGCAAGGGTATGCCCCCGTTGTCAGGGAGAAGGAGAGATTATATCATCGCCTTGCACTGAATGCCGCGGCACAGGCAGGATAAAACAAGAGAGAAAAATAGACGTCCATATACCCGCCGGCGTTGATACAGGCACAAGGGTAAGGGTGCATGGCGAGGGGGAGGCCGGAGCCAAAGGCGGCGGCCGCGGCGATCTTTATATACTTATTTACGTAAAAAAACATCCTTTATATAAGCGCGACGGAAATAATGTTATATGCGAACTGCCCATTAGTTTTTCTCAAGCGGTATTAGGGGATGAGACGGATGTCCCGACTCTTTACGGCAATGTAAAGATGAAGATACCCGCCGGGACACAGCCCGGAAAGACATTTAGACTGCGCGAAAAAGGTATCGTGGACGTGCATGGTTATGGCAAAGGAGACCAGCTGGTCAGGATTGTTATTGACGTGCCGGTCAAGCTTTCCGCCAGGCAAAAAGAATTATTAAAGGAATTTGACGCCCTTGGCGGCAGATCAACGCCGGGCATAAATTCCTTTATGGACAAAATAAAAGGAGCGTTTCGTTGA
- a CDS encoding DUF1015 domain-containing protein, whose protein sequence is MARIIPFKALRYDKRIKLDKAVCPPYDVINRQQRSEFLKKSAYNIVRIVLPERRAGNGGYVGAGNELSSWIDKGIFCQDSAESLYIYEQEFTLAGKLSKRLGFISLLGLESSKDKSPLPHENVFLKPLLDRVSLMKAVRAHLSPVFMVFDDKGGLCQARLKKIIKKIKPDLDIRADNCRHRLWRLNDKELVFGIQRKLDRSRTFIADGHHRFKASVMTRDYFDSRYRAPGGHRFTLAYFVSSRDKGLKILPTHRAVRQLPSGFGIDYIKDRLSPHFDVRQIKPSCADRLMKRAFLAKRCSFVMYYENKYIFISLKDKTIIKGMEPKGASLRWKGLDVSILHNLVLKRFLKIKERVKKERNIYYYKDSKELITHVNDGRYGLGILLNPSTMDDVIALAKNGERMPHKSTYFYPKPITGLVIHKF, encoded by the coding sequence ATGGCCAGGATAATCCCTTTCAAGGCTCTAAGATATGACAAACGTATAAAATTAGACAAGGCGGTTTGCCCGCCGTATGACGTGATAAACAGGCAGCAGCGCAGTGAGTTTTTAAAAAAATCCGCTTATAATATCGTAAGGATAGTCCTTCCCGAACGCAGGGCAGGTAACGGCGGATATGTCGGGGCCGGGAACGAGTTGTCGTCGTGGATAGACAAAGGTATTTTTTGCCAGGACAGCGCGGAATCATTATATATTTATGAGCAGGAATTTACCCTTGCCGGAAAATTATCTAAAAGGCTTGGATTTATTTCACTGCTCGGGCTTGAGAGTTCAAAAGATAAGTCCCCACTGCCGCATGAAAATGTATTTTTAAAACCCTTGCTTGACAGGGTAAGCCTGATGAAGGCTGTCCGCGCCCATCTTAGCCCTGTGTTCATGGTTTTTGATGACAAAGGCGGTTTATGCCAGGCCCGGCTAAAGAAGATTATTAAAAAGATAAAGCCCGACCTTGATATACGCGCCGACAACTGCAGGCATAGGCTATGGCGCCTTAACGATAAGGAATTGGTCTTTGGAATACAGCGCAAGCTTGACCGTTCACGGACTTTTATTGCCGACGGCCATCATCGCTTCAAGGCATCGGTGATGACAAGGGATTATTTTGATTCAAGGTATAGAGCCCCCGGCGGGCACAGATTTACCCTGGCGTATTTTGTAAGCTCGCGCGATAAAGGCCTTAAGATACTTCCCACGCACCGCGCTGTCAGGCAATTGCCCTCGGGTTTTGGCATTGATTATATAAAGGACAGATTGAGCCCGCATTTTGATGTCAGGCAGATTAAGCCTTCCTGTGCGGACAGGCTTATGAAACGGGCGTTTTTAGCCAAAAGATGTTCTTTTGTCATGTATTATGAAAATAAATATATTTTTATATCACTTAAAGACAAAACCATCATAAAGGGCATGGAGCCTAAGGGAGCCAGCCTTAGATGGAAAGGCCTTGATGTTTCTATCCTGCATAATCTCGTGCTTAAAAGGTTTTTGAAAATAAAAGAGCGCGTTAAAAAAGAGCGTAATATTTATTATTACAAAGACAGCAAAGAACTTATAACCCATGTTAATGACGGCAGATACGGCCTTGGAATATTATTAAATCCTTCCACGATGGATGATGTGATAGCGCTTGCAAAAAATGGCGAAAGGATGCCGCATAAATCCACCTATTTTTACCCCAAGCCCATTACCGGCCTTGTTATCCACAAGTTTTAA
- a CDS encoding Gfo/Idh/MocA family oxidoreductase: MQRQEQDIRLAVAGLGYWGKNILRNAYQTGLLYAACDTDIKTLEEKKPAFSGVRFTDDFNDIIKDELVNAVLISTPAAAHFNMAKAALLAGKDVFVEKPLALNTRDGEELVRIAEEKRRVLMVGHILQYHPAVIKLKELIGQGLLGDIQYVNSNRLNIGKVRVEENILWSFAPHDISVILMLLNDMPVKIGCFGEDYLSSKVHDVTLTTLEFKNKVKAHIFVSWLNPYKEQKLVVVGSKAMAVFDDMTREKLFIYPHKITRNNGGPPIAVKADCQIIEIEDKEPLKEEIAHFVHCVRQRKAPLTDGREGLRVLSVLEEADMLIRKETGSARGPLREKDYFCHQSSYVEEGAIIGRGTKIWHFSHILSGSDIGQNCVIGQNVSIGPDVKIGNGCKIQNNVSVYKGVCLEDDVFCGPSCVFTNVYTPRAFIDRKKEFLPTLVKKGASIGANATIISGITIGNYAFVAAGAVVKKDIPDYCMVAGVPARQIGWACECGTRIKPVGGKADCSYCGRRYVLRSGKILPAKPKPAPKRATRK, translated from the coding sequence ATGCAAAGACAAGAACAAGATATAAGGTTGGCGGTCGCGGGCCTGGGTTATTGGGGCAAGAATATATTGCGCAATGCCTATCAGACAGGCCTTCTTTATGCCGCCTGTGATACTGATATAAAGACCCTTGAAGAAAAAAAACCCGCCTTTTCCGGCGTGCGATTTACGGATGATTTTAACGATATCATAAAGGACGAGCTGGTTAATGCCGTTCTGATATCAACGCCCGCGGCGGCGCATTTTAATATGGCCAAGGCCGCGCTCCTTGCCGGCAAGGACGTCTTTGTTGAAAAACCGTTAGCGCTCAATACCAGAGATGGTGAAGAGCTTGTCCGGATTGCCGAAGAGAAGAGGCGCGTATTGATGGTAGGCCATATCCTGCAATATCATCCCGCTGTTATAAAACTTAAGGAGCTTATCGGCCAGGGCTTATTGGGCGATATACAGTATGTCAATTCCAACAGGCTTAATATCGGCAAGGTCAGGGTTGAAGAAAACATCCTATGGAGTTTTGCCCCGCATGATATATCGGTGATACTCATGCTTTTAAATGATATGCCTGTAAAGATAGGCTGTTTCGGAGAGGATTATCTAAGCAGTAAAGTCCATGATGTTACCCTGACTACTCTTGAATTCAAAAACAAGGTCAAGGCTCATATATTCGTAAGCTGGCTTAACCCGTATAAAGAACAAAAGCTCGTGGTCGTGGGCTCAAAGGCCATGGCGGTTTTTGACGATATGACACGGGAAAAGCTATTTATCTATCCGCACAAGATAACACGGAATAATGGCGGGCCGCCTATTGCCGTAAAAGCGGACTGTCAGATAATAGAGATTGAAGACAAAGAGCCTTTGAAAGAAGAGATAGCGCATTTTGTGCATTGTGTAAGGCAGAGAAAGGCCCCTTTGACAGACGGCAGGGAAGGGCTAAGGGTATTAAGCGTTCTTGAGGAGGCGGATATGCTGATAAGAAAAGAAACCGGCAGTGCGCGCGGGCCATTGCGTGAAAAAGATTATTTTTGCCATCAGAGCTCATATGTGGAAGAAGGCGCCATAATCGGCCGCGGAACAAAGATATGGCATTTTTCGCATATACTCTCCGGTTCCGATATAGGCCAAAACTGTGTAATAGGCCAAAACGTTTCCATAGGCCCTGATGTTAAAATAGGTAACGGCTGTAAGATACAAAATAATGTATCCGTGTATAAAGGTGTTTGCCTTGAAGACGATGTATTCTGCGGGCCGTCGTGCGTATTTACCAATGTTTATACGCCGAGGGCTTTTATAGACAGAAAAAAAGAATTTTTACCCACACTTGTTAAAAAGGGCGCCTCAATAGGCGCCAATGCCACGATAATATCGGGCATTACAATAGGCAATTATGCCTTTGTGGCGGCCGGCGCGGTTGTAAAAAAAGATATACCGGATTATTGCATGGTTGCCGGTGTTCCCGCCCGCCAGATAGGCTGGGCCTGTGAGTGCGGGACAAGGATTAAGCCTGTTGGCGGTAAGGCGGACTGCTCGTATTGCGGCAGGCGCTATGTCCTGCGATCCGGCAAAATATTGCCCGCGAAGCCAAAACCTGCCCCGAAGCGGGCTACCCGCAAATAA
- a CDS encoding NAD-dependent epimerase/dehydratase family protein → MGHKNILVTGGAGFIGSNICLYLKKLYPKARIMALDSLKRRGSELNIKRLSENGIVFLHGDIRCREDLDIKTPIGLIIECSAEPSVLADISSGPEYVINTNLMGMVNCLELARKKASDFIFLSTSRVYPYAGIRALKIKEEKSRFIWNEKSRIAGFSSRGIGEGFSLEGARSLYGATKLSCELLLTEYAANYGIKAVINRMSVVAGAWQFGKTDQGFISLWAMSHLFQKPVSYIGWSGKGKQVRDILHIDDLCRLIAMQADDMGKAGGRVYNVGGGAKNSLSLLELTELCQAVTGNKTRILSQANTRPFDIPVYISDNSRIRADFGWVPLASKEKIIEDICEWASKTSYCPF, encoded by the coding sequence GTGGGGCATAAAAATATACTGGTAACAGGCGGCGCGGGTTTTATCGGCAGTAATATCTGCTTATATCTTAAGAAGCTGTATCCAAAGGCGCGCATTATGGCATTGGATAGTCTTAAAAGGCGCGGCTCGGAGCTTAATATTAAACGATTGTCCGAGAACGGCATTGTTTTTTTACACGGCGATATCAGGTGCCGCGAAGACCTTGACATAAAAACCCCGATCGGGCTTATCATAGAATGCAGCGCCGAGCCTTCGGTGCTTGCCGATATATCATCAGGGCCTGAATATGTTATCAATACCAATCTTATGGGTATGGTAAATTGCCTTGAGCTGGCCCGTAAAAAGGCAAGCGATTTTATTTTTTTATCAACGAGCAGGGTTTATCCCTATGCCGGCATAAGGGCCCTTAAGATCAAAGAGGAAAAATCGCGTTTTATCTGGAATGAAAAAAGCCGGATAGCAGGTTTTTCTTCAAGGGGCATAGGCGAAGGTTTTAGCCTTGAAGGCGCCAGGAGCCTTTATGGGGCGACAAAGCTTTCCTGTGAATTACTGCTTACCGAATATGCCGCTAATTACGGCATAAAGGCTGTAATAAACAGAATGTCTGTTGTGGCAGGAGCGTGGCAGTTTGGCAAAACAGACCAGGGTTTTATCAGCCTATGGGCCATGTCCCATCTTTTTCAAAAGCCGGTATCTTATATCGGATGGTCGGGCAAAGGCAAACAGGTAAGAGATATCTTGCACATTGACGACCTCTGCCGCCTTATAGCTATGCAGGCGGATGACATGGGTAAGGCAGGCGGCCGGGTATATAATGTGGGCGGAGGGGCAAAGAATTCATTGTCTTTACTTGAGCTTACCGAATTATGCCAGGCTGTGACAGGCAATAAGACTCGTATTTTATCCCAGGCCAATACAAGGCCTTTTGATATCCCGGTATATATCTCTGACAATAGCCGGATTCGGGCGGATTTTGGCTGGGTTCCCCTGGCATCAAAAGAAAAGATCATAGAGGACATTTGCGAATGGGCGTCAAAGACGAGTTATTGCCCATTTTAA
- a CDS encoding zinc ribbon domain-containing protein, whose product MPTYEYKCEKCGKIFEEFHSITAEPVKKCKFCSGKVRRLISPGAGFILKGNGFYATDYRKPDYKRQAQKEAAGTCPAGKKSSCANCPNSGK is encoded by the coding sequence ATGCCGACATATGAGTATAAGTGCGAAAAGTGCGGTAAGATTTTTGAAGAGTTTCACTCTATCACTGCCGAGCCTGTTAAAAAATGTAAGTTTTGTTCCGGCAAGGTGCGCCGCCTTATAAGCCCGGGCGCGGGTTTTATATTGAAGGGCAATGGTTTTTACGCCACTGATTACCGCAAACCTGATTACAAGCGCCAGGCCCAAAAGGAAGCGGCCGGAACATGCCCTGCCGGTAAAAAATCATCATGCGCCAACTGTCCGAATTCCGGGAAATAA